A genomic segment from Chiroxiphia lanceolata isolate bChiLan1 chromosome 27, bChiLan1.pri, whole genome shotgun sequence encodes:
- the ANGPTL4 gene encoding angiopoietin-related protein 4: MRLGGAALLLCAAGLAVAPAPAPGPAPGAGSERRAAAAGPGRERRAQFASWDEVNVLAHGLLQLGHGLKEHVERTKGQLRELGGRLSAHNSSLGRLLRQAREAQERGERLRGSVRELEGRGRQLLNLSEALRQRLEEVAADKDAIQGRLERLEGRVRLALQARPAGNQSARDLGALQSLMDAQNLRIEELLQKIKQQQYKLDKQNLQIKSLQSKVNLLIPLHHNKTQSPKWKINLKKSLNLTSQNQNGSGEPVPTQKLPEGCHQLFLAGQQSSGVFQVQPVGSQPFKVYCDMTAEGGWTVIQRRTDGSVDFDQLWDAYKNGFGDLHGDFWLGLEKIHHLVQEGKYNLLIELEDWEGNSQVVQFVFSLGGESTAYMLNLLGPLSGELENAIGDFRQLPFSTRDRDHDLKADTNCAKHLSGGWWFSTCGHANLNGKYFRSIPRQRHERKQGIFWKTWKGRYYPLKSTTMKIQPAALEAEP, translated from the exons ATGCGGCTTGGCGGGGCGGCGCTGCTGCTGTGCGCGGCGGGACTGGCCGTGGCTCCCgcaccggcaccgggacccGCACCGGGGGCCGGGTCCgagcggcgggcggcggcggcggggcccgggcgggagcggcgggcgcAGTTCGCCTCCTGGGACGAGGTGAACGTGCTGGCGCAcgggctgctgcagctggggcaCGGCCTGAAGGAGCACGTGGAGCGCACCAAGGGGCAGCTGCGGGAGCTGGGCGGGCGGCTGAGCGCCCACAACAGCTCCCTGGGGCGGCTGCTGCGGCAGGCGCGGGAGGCGCAGGAGCGCGGGGAGCGGCTGCGGGGCAGCGTGCGGGAGCTGGAGGGCCGCGGTCGGCAGCTGCTCAACCTCTCCGAGGCGCTGCGGCAGCggctggaggaggtggctgcCGACAAGGACGCGATCCAGGGCCGGCTGGAGCGGCTGGAGGGCCGGGTCCGGCTGGCGCTGCAGGCGCGGCCGGCCGGGAACCAGAGCGCCCGGGACCTGGGGGCGCTGCAG TCCCTGATGGATGCTCAGAACCTACGGATTGAGGAGCTCCTGCAGAAGATCAAGCAGCAGCAGTACAAGCTGGACAAACAGAACCTGCAGATTAAAAGCCTGCAGAGCAAG gtcaaTCTACTAATCCCCCTACACCACAACAAAACGCAGTCTCCAAAGTGGAAGATAAATCTGAAGAAGAGCCTCAACCTCACCAGCCAGAACCAGAATGGCAGTGGGGAGCCTGTGCCAACACAGA agctcccagagGGTTGCCACCAGCTCTTCCTGGCTGGGCAGCAAAGCAGTGGCGTTTTCCAGGTGCAGCCCGTGGGATCTCAGCCCTTCAAAGTCTACTGTGACATGACTGCAG AGGGTGGCTGGACAGTGATCCAGAGGCGCACGGATGGCTCTGTAGACTTTGACCAGCTGTGGGATGCCTACAAGAATGGCTTTGGAGACCTCCATG GTGACTTCTGGCTGGGCCTGGAGAAGATACATCACCTTGTCCAAGAGGGAAAATACAATCTCCTGATTGAGCTGGAAGACTGGGAGGGTAATTCGCAGGTGGTTCAGTTTGTCTTCAGCCTGGGTGGTGAGAGTACAGCCTACATGCTCAACCTGCTGGGGCCTCTgtctggagagctggaaaatgcCATTGGGGACTTCAGGCAGCTGCCCTTCTCCACTCGGGATCGTGACCACGACCTCAAAGCTGACACAAACTGTGCCAAACACCTCTCAG GTGGCTGGTGGTTCAGCACCTGTGGCCATGCCAACCTCAATGGGAAGTACTTCCGCTCCATCCCCCGCCAGAGGCACGAGCGCAAGCAGGGAATCTTCTGGAAGACATGGAAGGGCAGGTACTACCCACTGAAGTCAACCACCATGAAAatccagcctgcagcactggAAGCAGAGCCCTAA